A part of Rhopalosiphum maidis isolate BTI-1 chromosome 3, ASM367621v3, whole genome shotgun sequence genomic DNA contains:
- the LOC113556833 gene encoding uncharacterized protein LOC113556833, with product MFKYSQGRDRFVPDRHRSPYSFYSLHHITVDHQYDCVSNCDEESDFLEPFECERQQEQQHRAFRQLQSYMSLESIGGHLLRHVLNQRNNGSDKIDLSTVCRDVDLTWPIRMVGQRRLARKSNHATNKSLVADLLLDMPNLSNDWMTKILDWSSTGYLTAAIQSSIHLWSCQTQSVRYTIVAVMDTDDPTQADDGAAVKTVIGCLKWDAQGEKLGYSFTVERGEVPSSDTSGEAWDDGGPFPYTLLERMNAYAARDRRSAERDDADVTYWSPSMNASVDETSRNAAKSTGYIKVWLLNAPNDNSNYEQKASNCGCITGDTCQRFNGCKIIVMDWLANGRVLVTGCTRATVTFFRYDFAQKKLITTRIIHKMNQNTLITCLHVSQDKWSRHLAVATYSQRACVLKVWRIEDPLELCPHRNRCFDSSINVTQTLTDRYNSKQRGDSNWLIKAFAWHPWKHALMCYAVTSTPQDGMQMYVNRKSPSWLVLANACKGQVLKRIEQTASNCCPTMNILHVNTHSMTFSRLTGELLLSATTVYSVRDNAYSSPILIEKHSVVVMHALDRIVETLSSSHTDRGLFFAWSPDGKRIALTSSDESLRIWNFWPSGNFQRKTNNCPPHVYTASSTSTVTSGHLTEDGGLNNNNYRLIHNQSSQNSHSAMSELSLDAARIIK from the exons ATGTTCAAATACAGCCAAGGCAGAGACCGATTCGTGCCCGATCGACATCGCAGCCCGTATTCGTTTTATTCGCTACACCACATCACCGTAGATCACCAATACGATTGCGTGTCCAACTGCGATGAAGAATCC GATTTCCTGGAGCCGTTCGAGTGCGAACGGCAGCAAGAACAACAGCACCGAGCTTTTCGCCAACTTCAGTCGTACATGTCACTGGAGTCCATTGGCGGACACTTGTTGCGGCACGTGCTCAACCAACGTAACAACGGTTCGGATAAGATAGACCTTTCCACCGTATGTCGGGACGTTGACTTGACGTGGCCCATCCGGATGGTTGGCCAGAGACGTTTGGCTCGGAAGTCCAATCACGCTACCAACAAATCACTGGTAGCCGATCTGCTGTTGGACATGCCGAATCTGTCCAATGACTGGA TGACCAAGATACTGGACTGGAGTTCGACGGGCTACTTGACGGCGGCCATACAATCGTCGATACACTTGTGGTCGTGCCAAACCCAGAGCGTCCGGTACACGATTGTTGCGGTGATGGACACGGACGACCCGACGCAGGCCGACGACGGGGCCGCGGTGAAAACCGTCATCGGCTGTCTGAAATGGGACGCGCAGGGCGAAAAACTGGGATATTCGTTCACGGTGGAACGGGGCGAAGTGCCGTCGTCCGACACGTCGGGCGAAGCGTGGGACGACGGCGGCCCGTTTCCGTACACTCTCTTGGAACGAATGAACGCGTACGCGGCACGTGATCGGCGATCCGCGGAGAGGGATGACGCGGACGTGACGTACTGGTCTCCGTCCATGAACGCGTCAGTCGACGAAACGTCGCGAAACGCGGCGAAGAGCACCGGGTACATAAAG GTTTGGTTATTGAACGCACCGAATGACAACTCAAATTATGAACAAAAAGCATCTAATTGTGGTTGTATAACCGGTGATACGTGCCAACGGTTCAATGGATGCAAAATTATTGTCATGGATTGGTTAGCCAACGGTCGTGTTTTAGTGAC AGGATGTACGAGGGCCACAGTGACATTTTTCAGGTACGATTTCGCCCAAAAGAAATTGATCACTACGCGCATTATACACAAGATGAACCAAAATACGCTAATTACCTGTCTGCACGTGTCGCAGGACAAATGGAGTCGTCACTTGGCCGTAGCCACCTATTCGCAACGAGCGTGTGTGTTGAAAGTTTGGCGTATTGAAGACCCGCTGGAGTTATGCCCACATCGCAATCGGTGTTTCGATTCGAGTATCAACGTGACCCAAACCTTGACCGACCGATACAACAGTAAACAGCGTGGCGATTCTAACTGGCTGATAaag gccTTCGCTTGGCACCCGTGGAAACACGCTTTGATGTGTTACGCTGTCACATCGACCCCACAAGACGGGATGCAGATGTACGTCAATCGTAAGTCCCCGTCGTGGTTGGTGTTGGCGAATGCGTGCAAGGGACAAGTGTTGAAGCGCATCGAACAGACCGCAAGCAACTGCTGCCCGACGATGAACATACTGCACGTAAACACGCACTCGATGACGTTCAGCCGACTGACTGGCGAACTTCTGTTGTCTGCCACGACCGTGTATAGTGTCA GAGATAATGCATATTCCAGTCccattttaatagaaaaacacAGCGTCGTAGTGATGCACGCCCTAGACCGAATCGTCGAGACATTGAGTAGTAGCCATACGGATCGAGGACTGTTTTTCGCGTGGAGCCCAGACGGAAaacgtatag CTTTGACGAGTTCCGACGAGTCATTGAGAATATGGAACTTCTGGCCGTCCGGTAACTTCCAACGAAAAACCAACAACTGTCCGCCGCACGTTTACACCGCGAGTTCGACTTCCACGGTTACTTCGGGCCATCTCACGGAAGACGGAGGCCTAAACAACAACAATTACCGACTTATACACAATCAGAGCTCTCAAAACAGCCATTCGGCGATGTCTGAGCTATCATTGGATGCGGCTcgcataataaaatga